In Monodelphis domestica isolate mMonDom1 chromosome 3, mMonDom1.pri, whole genome shotgun sequence, the following proteins share a genomic window:
- the ELOVL7 gene encoding elongation of very long chain fatty acids protein 7 isoform X2, translating to MMNGSKMPFMMSGWGVGYSYRCDIVDYSRSPVALRMAWTCWLYYFSKFIELIDTIFFVLRKKNSQVTFLHVFHHTIMPWTWWFGVKFAAGGLGTFHALLNTAVHVVMYSYYGLCAMGPDYQKYLWWKKYLTTLQLVQFVMVTVHIGQSFFAKDCPYQYPVFQYIIMSYGCIFLFLFAHFWYRAYTKGQRLPKTVKNGFYKSKDN from the exons TTCATGATGTCTGGCTGGGGTGTAGGCTACTCATACAGGTGTGACATTGTTGACTATTCCAGATCACCTGTAGCTCTAAGG ATGGCATGGACCTGCTGGCTTTATTACTTCTCCAAGTTCATTGAACTAATAGACACT ATCTTTTTTGTTCTGCGTAAGAAAAATAGCCAAGTAACTTTCCTGCATGTCTTCCATCACACCATCATGCCATGGACCTGGTGGTTTGGAGTCAAATTTGCTGCAG GTGGTTTGGGAACATTCCATGCCTTGTTGAACACAGCTGTCCATGTAGTCATGTACTCCTACTATGGATTGTGTGCAATGGGACCAGACTACCAGAAAtatttgtggtggaaaaaatacTTGACAACACTACAACTT GTTCAATTTGTTATGGTGACAGTTCATATAGGACAGTCTTTCTTTGCAAAGGATTGCCCATATCAATATCCAGTCTTCCAGTACATCATCATGTCCTATGGGTGTATCTTCCTGTTCTTATTTGCCCACTTTTGGTACCGTGCTTATACCAAGGGCCAAAGGCTTCCCAAAACTGTGAAAAATGGATTCTACAAAAGCAAAGATAACTGA